From Leptotrichia wadei, one genomic window encodes:
- the ftsY gene encoding signal recognition particle-docking protein FtsY, which produces MLKNFFKFGKKKKGEEEQKSELENQLDKEIQESEDEIQKIKKETEKEIKKAADEILKKDNKVSGNAESKDFEDESKKSVDKKTKEKTESKLDESGFEESEKTKKKPKLKPLKDRLATPKKGFFGKLKEMLLGKTIDDDLYEELEELLIQSDIGMNMTMQLVEELEKSVSRKKLKTSEQIYEELKELLKAKLIYNDENNTKLKLHDGKLNILLIVGVNGVGKTTSIGKIAKKLKDSGKKVIIGAGDTFRAAAIEQVEEWGRRTGVEVIKQAHGSDPAAVIFDTVKTAKNRGFDVAILDTAGRLHNKRDLMKELEKINKIIREQSGETDFETLLVIDSTTGQNGLEQARIFNEIVDLTGIILTKFDGTAKGGIIFPITEELKKPIKFIGVGEGIEDLREFDTKEFVEAMFD; this is translated from the coding sequence ATGCTGAAAAATTTTTTTAAATTTGGGAAAAAGAAAAAAGGCGAGGAAGAGCAAAAAAGCGAGCTTGAAAATCAGCTGGATAAAGAAATTCAGGAAAGCGAAGATGAAATACAAAAAATAAAAAAAGAAACAGAAAAAGAAATAAAAAAAGCAGCTGATGAAATCTTAAAAAAAGATAATAAAGTTAGCGGAAATGCTGAAAGTAAAGACTTTGAAGATGAGAGTAAAAAGAGTGTTGACAAGAAAACAAAAGAAAAGACTGAAAGTAAATTAGATGAAAGCGGTTTTGAGGAAAGTGAAAAGACTAAGAAAAAGCCTAAGTTAAAACCGTTAAAAGATAGGCTGGCAACACCTAAGAAGGGATTTTTCGGGAAATTAAAAGAAATGCTTCTGGGAAAAACGATAGATGACGATTTGTATGAAGAATTGGAGGAACTGCTGATTCAATCGGATATTGGGATGAATATGACAATGCAGCTTGTGGAAGAATTGGAAAAATCGGTTTCACGAAAAAAATTGAAAACATCAGAGCAAATTTATGAGGAATTAAAGGAATTGCTAAAGGCTAAACTTATTTATAATGATGAAAATAATACAAAATTGAAATTGCATGATGGAAAGCTGAACATTCTTTTGATTGTTGGTGTAAATGGAGTTGGAAAGACTACATCCATTGGGAAAATAGCGAAAAAACTGAAGGATAGCGGGAAAAAGGTTATTATTGGGGCTGGAGATACATTTAGGGCGGCTGCGATTGAGCAAGTTGAGGAATGGGGGAGACGGACTGGCGTGGAAGTTATAAAGCAGGCACATGGAAGCGATCCTGCCGCTGTAATTTTTGATACTGTAAAAACTGCTAAAAATCGTGGATTTGATGTGGCAATACTGGATACGGCTGGAAGACTTCACAATAAACGTGATTTGATGAAAGAGCTTGAAAAAATAAATAAAATTATACGTGAGCAGTCTGGAGAAACAGACTTTGAAACGTTGCTTGTAATTGACAGCACGACTGGGCAAAATGGGCTGGAGCAAGCTAGAATATTCAATGAAATTGTAGATTTGACAGGAATTATTTTGACAAAATTTGATGGAACAGCAAAAGGTGGAATTATTTTCCCAATTACAGAAGAGCTGAAAAAACCGATTAAATTTATAGGTGTTGGAGAAGGAATTGAGGATTTACGGGAATTTGATACAAAGGAATTTGTTGAAGCTATGTTTGATTAA
- the rsfS gene encoding ribosome silencing factor — MSELNNNYEKEVQEIIDIMEDKKAQNIKVYDMRGKSPFFDYSILCTGSSSRNIEAIATDIKKSLENVKNVEGLEEANWVLIDAGDIVISVFSKDARDYYRLDDFYNGVNEGNEETE, encoded by the coding sequence ATGAGTGAATTGAATAACAATTATGAAAAGGAAGTTCAGGAAATAATTGATATTATGGAGGATAAGAAGGCACAGAATATAAAAGTGTATGATATGAGAGGAAAATCGCCATTTTTTGATTATTCAATATTGTGTACTGGGAGTTCTTCTAGAAATATTGAAGCGATAGCGACTGATATAAAGAAAAGCCTTGAAAATGTGAAAAATGTGGAAGGGCTTGAGGAGGCTAACTGGGTTCTTATTGATGCCGGAGATATAGTTATAAGCGTGTTTAGTAAAGATGCTAGAGATTACTACAGACTGGATGATTTTTATAATGGCGTGAATGAAGGAAACGAGGAAACAGAATAG
- a CDS encoding RsmE family RNA methyltransferase translates to MLTVIAEKENIDENNGKILIKDRSDCNHVQNVYRLNIGDELRVIDGECEYFTKIAEISKKEIVVKILEKKEDSYSLSINIDIAMGILKNEKMNLAIQKLTEIGVNRIIPLKTERVVVRINEKKEKWDVVARETLKQCRGVKFTEITSVKRLSEIDYQKYDKIIFAYENSGESKSLSEIIKKEDKNILYIIGPEGGITADEVDFLKNNKAIEISLGKRILRAETAAIVVCGIIANFYI, encoded by the coding sequence TTGTTGACAGTAATAGCGGAAAAAGAAAATATTGATGAAAATAATGGAAAAATTTTGATAAAAGACAGATCAGACTGTAATCATGTTCAAAATGTGTATCGTTTAAATATAGGTGATGAATTGCGGGTAATTGACGGGGAATGTGAATATTTTACAAAAATTGCTGAAATTTCAAAAAAGGAAATAGTTGTAAAAATATTGGAAAAAAAAGAAGACAGTTATTCTTTGAGTATAAATATTGATATTGCGATGGGGATTTTGAAAAATGAAAAAATGAATTTAGCAATACAAAAACTGACAGAAATTGGTGTAAATCGCATAATTCCTTTAAAAACTGAACGAGTTGTTGTAAGAATTAATGAAAAAAAGGAAAAATGGGATGTCGTTGCAAGGGAAACGCTGAAACAATGCAGAGGAGTGAAATTTACTGAAATTACATCTGTAAAGAGACTTTCGGAAATTGATTATCAAAAATATGATAAAATAATTTTTGCCTATGAAAATAGTGGTGAATCAAAATCTTTATCAGAAATAATAAAAAAAGAAGATAAGAATATTTTGTATATAATTGGGCCTGAAGGTGGAATTACAGCGGATGAAGTTGATTTTCTAAAAAATAATAAGGCAATAGAAATTAGTTTGGGAAAAAGGATTTTGCGGGCAGAAACTGCGGCAATTGTTGTCTGTGGCATTATTGCTAATTTTTATATATAG
- the pta gene encoding phosphate acetyltransferase, which yields MNTLTNKLKEKAKKLNKTIILPETEDERVLQATEKIINEGIAKIALVGNEKEIKERAAKIGVSLEGAIFYNPDSCATIDAMSELLKKRREKKGMTFETAKAILMSDPRYFAAMLVHQGRVDGMVAGSSSPTAHVLRAAIHVIGPRQGLKTVSSSFVMITNTPEFGDNGTFVYSDGGVIPDPTAMQLADIAISAAEKARFTAGIKEPKVAFLSFSTKGSADGVSVSKVREAIEILKVRNVDFDFDGELQLDAAIVPEVAAAKAPNSKVAGQANVLIFPDLDSGNIGYKLTQRLAKAKALGPLIQGLARPVHDLSRGCSVEDIVEVVAITAVESEM from the coding sequence ATGAACACATTGACAAATAAATTGAAGGAAAAGGCTAAAAAATTAAACAAAACTATTATTTTACCTGAAACAGAAGATGAAAGAGTTTTGCAGGCAACTGAGAAAATTATTAACGAAGGAATTGCAAAAATTGCTTTGGTTGGAAATGAAAAGGAAATAAAGGAAAGAGCGGCTAAAATTGGTGTTTCGTTGGAGGGCGCGATATTTTACAATCCTGACTCTTGTGCGACAATTGATGCTATGTCGGAACTTTTGAAAAAAAGAAGAGAAAAAAAGGGAATGACATTTGAAACTGCAAAAGCGATACTTATGTCAGATCCAAGATATTTTGCGGCAATGCTTGTACATCAAGGCAGAGTTGATGGAATGGTAGCAGGTTCATCTTCTCCAACAGCACACGTTTTAAGAGCGGCAATTCACGTAATTGGACCAAGACAAGGACTAAAGACAGTATCAAGTTCTTTTGTCATGATAACAAATACGCCTGAATTTGGAGATAATGGAACATTTGTATATTCAGATGGTGGAGTAATCCCTGATCCTACAGCAATGCAGCTAGCCGATATTGCAATTTCTGCAGCTGAAAAAGCTAGATTTACTGCTGGAATAAAGGAACCTAAAGTGGCATTCCTATCATTTTCCACAAAGGGAAGTGCAGATGGAGTGTCTGTAAGCAAAGTTAGGGAAGCAATTGAAATCTTGAAAGTTAGAAACGTTGATTTCGACTTTGATGGGGAATTACAATTGGATGCGGCAATTGTGCCAGAAGTGGCTGCTGCAAAAGCTCCCAACTCAAAAGTGGCAGGACAGGCGAATGTATTAATTTTCCCTGATTTGGATTCAGGAAATATTGGTTATAAATTAACACAAAGATTGGCAAAGGCAAAGGCATTGGGACCATTGATTCAAGGGTTGGCAAGACCAGTTCACGATTTGTCGAGAGGATGCAGCGTGGAAGATATTGTGGAAGTTGTGGCAATTACGGCTGTGGAATCTGAAATGTAA
- a CDS encoding acetate/propionate family kinase — MKILVINCGSSSAKFELIDMTNEQSLAKGNCERIGIANPIFSYKNLITGEKISELETPMENHTVAVELILKTLQDEKIGVIASTDEIDAIGHRIVHGGEYYEKSVLVDDEVIKNLEEIAPLAPLHNPAHIMGIKVIQKLLPGKKNVVVFDTAFHQTMPAKAYMYPYPYEDYTELKVRKYGFHGTSHRYVSGVAQEMLGKKDSKIIVCHLGNGASISAVQNGRVVDTSMGMTPLAGVMMGTRTGDVDPASVIYVMRKRGLSLDEMNNRMNKKSGILGMIGTSSDFRDLDAAKKAGDEKAILAYDMFCYRIQLYIGAYVAAMNGVDAIAFTGGIGENSVGAKKQICEGLSFFGVELDEEKNAKRLPGNVELSTENSKVKIYKIETAEELVIARDTYELTK, encoded by the coding sequence ATGAAAATTTTAGTAATAAATTGTGGAAGTTCATCTGCGAAATTTGAACTTATTGATATGACTAATGAACAGTCGTTAGCTAAGGGAAATTGTGAGAGGATAGGAATTGCAAATCCAATTTTCAGTTATAAAAATTTAATAACTGGAGAAAAAATTAGTGAATTGGAAACTCCTATGGAAAATCATACAGTTGCGGTAGAATTAATATTAAAGACGCTTCAAGATGAGAAAATTGGAGTAATAGCAAGCACAGATGAAATTGATGCGATAGGGCATAGAATTGTCCACGGTGGAGAATATTATGAAAAATCTGTACTTGTCGATGATGAAGTTATAAAAAATCTTGAAGAAATCGCACCGCTTGCACCACTACACAATCCAGCCCATATAATGGGAATAAAAGTTATTCAAAAATTACTTCCTGGAAAGAAAAATGTAGTTGTATTTGATACTGCATTCCATCAAACAATGCCGGCAAAGGCATATATGTATCCTTACCCTTATGAAGACTATACAGAATTAAAAGTTAGAAAGTATGGTTTCCATGGGACTTCTCACAGATATGTAAGTGGAGTGGCACAAGAAATGCTAGGTAAAAAAGATTCTAAAATTATAGTTTGCCATCTTGGAAATGGAGCGAGTATTTCAGCAGTTCAAAATGGTAGAGTTGTAGACACGTCAATGGGAATGACACCGCTTGCAGGAGTTATGATGGGAACTAGAACTGGGGATGTAGATCCTGCCTCTGTTATTTATGTTATGAGAAAAAGAGGATTATCTTTGGATGAAATGAATAATAGAATGAATAAGAAATCTGGAATTTTAGGAATGATTGGAACTAGTTCGGATTTCCGTGATTTAGATGCGGCTAAAAAGGCTGGAGATGAAAAGGCTATTTTAGCTTATGACATGTTCTGCTACAGAATACAGCTTTATATCGGAGCTTATGTTGCGGCAATGAACGGTGTTGATGCTATTGCCTTTACTGGTGGAATTGGAGAAAATTCTGTTGGGGCTAAAAAACAAATTTGTGAAGGGCTTTCATTTTTTGGAGTTGAGCTGGATGAAGAAAAAAATGCAAAAAGATTACCAGGAAATGTAGAATTGTCTACAGAAAATTCAAAAGTTAAAATTTACAAGATTGAAACAGCTGAAGAACTTGTAATTGCAAGAGATACTTATGAATTGACAAAATAA
- the tsaB gene encoding tRNA (adenosine(37)-N6)-threonylcarbamoyltransferase complex dimerization subunit type 1 TsaB, translated as MLTFAMTTTTKLAGLSLYEKDKLLGEIHVEMAKTHSTTILEQIDSLLKWTGKKLDEIENVLVSIGPGSFTGVRIAISVVKGLFFGRNVNFYEVNELDALGFQGYYNLKVNLENDEDVKIYSLIDSRKEKIYCAAYETFNGKAGRKLELVKNYEVTKLDNVIEEIIENKQDKGNNKKIYLIGDAVFNYKAKILDKLGYFVKIFEDKNLAINTMTYVEMFLDENLRDDNVIKKTDIFNLKPDYLEKSQAERDKKQC; from the coding sequence ATGTTGACATTTGCGATGACGACTACGACTAAGCTGGCTGGATTGTCGCTTTATGAAAAGGATAAACTTTTGGGGGAAATTCATGTGGAAATGGCGAAGACACATTCTACTACGATTTTAGAACAAATTGACAGTCTTTTGAAATGGACTGGGAAAAAGCTGGATGAAATTGAAAATGTGCTTGTTTCGATTGGGCCTGGTTCGTTTACAGGGGTTAGAATAGCAATTTCAGTTGTTAAGGGGCTTTTTTTTGGAAGAAATGTGAATTTTTATGAAGTGAATGAATTGGATGCGCTTGGGTTTCAAGGATATTACAATTTGAAGGTAAATTTGGAAAATGATGAGGATGTGAAAATATATTCATTGATTGATTCTCGGAAGGAAAAAATTTATTGCGCGGCTTATGAAACTTTTAATGGAAAGGCTGGAAGAAAGCTGGAGTTAGTGAAAAATTACGAGGTTACAAAGCTGGATAATGTAATTGAGGAAATAATTGAAAATAAGCAAGATAAAGGAAATAATAAAAAAATTTATTTGATTGGAGATGCGGTTTTTAATTATAAGGCTAAAATATTGGATAAATTGGGATATTTTGTAAAAATATTTGAGGATAAGAATTTGGCGATTAATACGATGACTTATGTGGAAATGTTTTTGGATGAAAATTTGAGGGATGATAATGTTATAAAAAAAACTGATATTTTTAATTTAAAGCCAGATTATTTGGAAAAATCACAGGCGGAAAGGGATAAAAAACAATGCTGA
- the tsaE gene encoding tRNA (adenosine(37)-N6)-threonylcarbamoyltransferase complex ATPase subunit type 1 TsaE: MKNKILTFNEINKLAKKLAEKLRSGGYLGLIGDLGAGKTTFTKKICECYNITENVKSPTFTYVIEYTSGDLPVYHFDVYRISDPEEIYEIGFEDYIGEDGSVVIIEWADKILEEMPEDAVFVEINHYSDAAREVAVYRILDGKKVDYEIE, translated from the coding sequence ATGAAAAATAAAATATTAACATTTAATGAGATAAATAAATTAGCAAAAAAATTAGCAGAAAAATTGAGAAGTGGTGGCTATCTGGGGCTTATTGGAGATTTGGGAGCTGGGAAGACTACGTTTACTAAAAAAATTTGTGAATGTTATAATATTACAGAAAATGTGAAAAGTCCGACATTTACTTATGTTATTGAGTATACTTCTGGAGATTTGCCTGTGTATCATTTTGACGTTTATAGAATTAGTGATCCTGAGGAAATTTATGAGATTGGGTTTGAGGATTATATTGGAGAAGATGGAAGTGTTGTGATTATTGAATGGGCAGATAAGATTTTGGAGGAGATGCCTGAAGATGCAGTGTTTGTTGAGATAAATCATTATTCGGATGCAGCTCGGGAAGTGGCGGTTTATAGGATTTTGGATGGAAAAAAAGTAGATTATGAGATTGAATAG
- the ruvB gene encoding Holliday junction branch migration DNA helicase RuvB: MNEERILEPKELGEDNIQKSLRPRTFKEYIGQQDLKEKMNIFIKAAKIRNESLDHILLYGPPGLGKTTLAGVIATEMGVNLKVTTGPVLEKAGDLAAILTSLEENDILFIDEIHRLNTSVEEILYPAMEDGELDILIGKGPSARSIRVELPQFTLIGATTRAGQLSTPLRDRFGVTHRMEYYKLEELKEIIRRGANILDISYDEDGITEIAKRSRGTPRIANRLLKRARDFALVEGSGVLEKESVDGILKLLGVDENGLDELDRNILLSIINVYNGGPVGIETLSLLLGEDRRTIEEVYEPYLVKIGFIKRTPRGRVVTELGYNHLGIEKIFSGKK, encoded by the coding sequence ATGAATGAAGAAAGAATATTGGAACCTAAGGAATTGGGAGAGGACAATATTCAGAAAAGTTTACGGCCAAGGACTTTTAAGGAATATATTGGCCAGCAGGATTTGAAAGAGAAGATGAATATATTTATAAAAGCTGCTAAAATAAGGAATGAGTCGCTGGATCATATTTTGCTTTATGGGCCTCCAGGGCTAGGGAAAACTACGCTTGCAGGAGTTATTGCTACGGAAATGGGAGTGAATCTGAAGGTGACAACTGGGCCTGTGCTGGAAAAGGCAGGAGATTTGGCGGCTATTTTGACGTCTTTGGAGGAAAATGATATTTTATTTATTGATGAAATTCATAGATTGAATACATCTGTGGAGGAAATTTTGTATCCTGCGATGGAAGATGGAGAACTGGATATTCTTATTGGGAAAGGGCCGTCTGCTAGAAGTATACGTGTGGAATTGCCGCAATTTACGTTGATTGGGGCAACTACAAGGGCAGGGCAGTTGAGTACGCCGCTTAGGGATAGATTTGGAGTTACTCATAGGATGGAATATTATAAGCTGGAAGAATTGAAGGAAATTATACGAAGAGGGGCGAATATTCTTGATATTTCCTATGATGAGGATGGAATTACGGAAATTGCCAAAAGAAGTCGAGGGACGCCTAGAATTGCGAACAGGCTATTGAAAAGGGCGAGAGATTTTGCACTTGTGGAAGGTTCGGGAGTTCTGGAAAAGGAAAGCGTGGATGGAATCCTGAAATTGTTAGGAGTGGATGAAAATGGCCTGGATGAGCTTGACAGGAATATTTTGCTGTCGATTATAAATGTTTATAATGGAGGACCTGTTGGAATCGAAACTTTGTCGCTTTTGCTCGGGGAGGACAGACGGACAATTGAAGAGGTTTATGAGCCATATCTTGTAAAAATTGGGTTTATAAAAAGAACTCCACGTGGAAGAGTTGTGACAGAATTAGGATATAACCATTTAGGAATTGAAAAAATATTTAGTGGAAAAAAATAA
- a CDS encoding DUF445 domain-containing protein gives MENLLIQLAIMVFVGILIGWFTNYLAIKLLFRPYKEVNFLFFKIQGLIPKNRDKISENIAETIEKELISVKYITEKLKDSDVINDEVLDKLLDKIIGEKLKKSILEKNPLLKMFLNDSVIEKIKAYFKKAILENKEEIVEEILKIAEDKIDFKEIMLEKMKNFSLEEMEKIILSVSKNELKHIEIIGGVLGGIIALFQFFIMLLLKQI, from the coding sequence TTGGAAAATTTGTTAATCCAGCTTGCCATAATGGTTTTTGTTGGAATACTTATAGGATGGTTTACAAATTATTTGGCTATAAAATTGTTATTTAGGCCCTATAAGGAAGTAAACTTCCTATTTTTCAAAATACAGGGATTAATTCCCAAAAATAGAGATAAAATTTCAGAAAATATAGCGGAAACGATAGAAAAGGAACTTATTTCAGTAAAATATATTACTGAAAAGCTAAAAGACAGCGATGTTATAAATGATGAAGTTTTGGATAAACTATTGGACAAAATTATAGGAGAAAAGCTGAAAAAAAGCATATTAGAAAAAAATCCGCTATTAAAAATGTTTTTAAATGATTCGGTAATTGAAAAAATAAAAGCGTATTTTAAAAAGGCAATTTTAGAAAATAAAGAGGAAATAGTGGAGGAAATCTTAAAAATTGCAGAAGACAAAATTGATTTTAAGGAAATCATGCTTGAAAAAATGAAAAATTTCTCGTTAGAAGAAATGGAAAAAATAATTTTGTCTGTGTCTAAGAATGAATTAAAGCATATTGAAATTATTGGTGGAGTATTGGGAGGAATAATCGCATTATTTCAGTTTTTTATAATGTTATTATTAAAACAGATATAA
- the rfaE2 gene encoding D-glycero-beta-D-manno-heptose 1-phosphate adenylyltransferase, translated as MRDEIVRLQKAGKKVVFTNGVFDILHIGHLTYLEEARNLGDVLVVGVNSNASVKVNKGDKRPINSETNRAFVLLGTKFVDYTVIFDEKTPEKLLDILKPDIHVKGGDYKKEDLPETKIVEKNGGKVKILSFVDNISTTEIINKIIEVYKK; from the coding sequence ATGAGAGATGAAATAGTGAGATTGCAGAAGGCTGGGAAAAAGGTAGTTTTTACTAACGGAGTTTTTGATATCCTGCATATTGGGCATTTGACTTATCTAGAGGAAGCTAGAAATTTAGGCGATGTTTTGGTTGTTGGTGTAAATAGCAATGCTTCGGTTAAAGTGAACAAGGGAGATAAAAGACCGATAAATAGTGAAACAAATAGAGCTTTTGTGCTTTTGGGTACGAAATTTGTGGATTATACGGTGATTTTTGATGAAAAGACACCAGAAAAACTGCTGGATATTTTAAAGCCAGATATTCACGTAAAAGGTGGAGATTACAAAAAAGAAGACTTGCCAGAAACAAAAATTGTTGAAAAAAATGGCGGAAAAGTAAAGATTTTATCCTTCGTGGATAACATTTCCACAACTGAAATTATTAATAAAATTATTGAAGTTTATAAAAAATAA
- the mrdA gene encoding penicillin-binding protein 2 — protein MRELDKEEKNVRFIAFLILVGAVFLILIARLFTLQILEASQYAEQALQNRIRTNIIKATRGEIYDREGKLLAKNTTGYQLVHMHTYTLDPNDLKLLKEVKGMTPEKMDARLANERKAVAKRIKETMGDINTISQLTGYQVDYLIDRFYKQQRMGTDKKILVIEDLDKQVALRAIEKINNDRIDIVEYNKRFYPEDALASHVIGYVKPISEKEFKDLEKDGYRNSDLIGKKGVERSYDKEMKGQDGRENVEVDAKGNVIRQVEATESVAGKNVYLSIDMELQKYMTDAFSGKSGAFIAMEAKTGKIITFVSNPEISLNLLSSRIPDNQWTELVNSKAKPLVNKGIAGLYPPGSTFKAVTGMGILESGISPYATVNSTGQYRYGKLIFRDSHKSGSGITNFAKSIEQSVNTYYYVFSQKAGINNIVKYAKEFGIGSKTGIDIPGELTGTLPSPEWKKKRFKKKQDQRWLPGDLINMSIGQGYVLATPIQIASVYQTIANNGVKLRPTVVDRFVTYSGKVENNKPVVIKKLKVSPKNLKLLQNALRLPVSGPGGTAKVLYIPNYPVSAKTGTAQNSGFGDNHSWIAGYFPSDNPQIVFVSIVEGGGYGGVASGAMAQKFIYKYRDKYVLKKQDAEKKKQEEEKKKQEEKNKNLKNNNNVKN, from the coding sequence ATGAGAGAATTAGATAAAGAAGAGAAAAATGTACGATTTATTGCCTTTCTTATTCTTGTCGGAGCTGTTTTTCTAATATTAATTGCACGTCTGTTTACATTGCAGATATTAGAGGCTTCACAATATGCAGAACAGGCATTGCAAAATAGAATTAGAACAAATATAATAAAAGCTACACGTGGAGAAATTTACGACAGGGAAGGTAAATTGCTTGCTAAAAATACAACAGGATATCAGCTGGTTCATATGCATACATATACGTTAGATCCAAATGACTTGAAACTTTTAAAGGAAGTTAAGGGAATGACGCCAGAAAAGATGGATGCTAGGCTTGCTAACGAACGTAAGGCTGTGGCAAAACGGATTAAGGAAACAATGGGCGATATAAATACTATAAGCCAGCTTACAGGATATCAGGTTGACTATCTTATAGATAGATTTTATAAGCAGCAAAGAATGGGAACTGATAAAAAGATACTTGTTATTGAAGATTTAGACAAGCAGGTGGCATTAAGGGCAATTGAAAAAATTAATAATGACAGAATCGACATTGTGGAGTATAATAAGAGATTTTATCCTGAAGATGCGCTTGCATCGCATGTTATTGGATACGTAAAGCCTATTAGTGAAAAGGAATTCAAGGATCTGGAAAAGGATGGATATAGAAATAGTGACCTGATTGGTAAAAAAGGTGTTGAACGTTCTTACGACAAGGAAATGAAAGGTCAAGACGGTAGGGAAAATGTTGAAGTTGATGCTAAAGGAAATGTTATAAGGCAAGTGGAGGCAACAGAAAGTGTTGCAGGAAAAAATGTCTACTTGTCAATTGACATGGAATTGCAAAAATATATGACAGATGCATTTTCAGGTAAAAGCGGGGCTTTTATTGCAATGGAAGCTAAAACTGGAAAAATAATTACATTTGTAAGTAATCCTGAAATCAGCTTGAATTTATTAAGTTCGAGAATACCTGATAATCAATGGACTGAACTGGTAAATTCAAAGGCAAAGCCGCTTGTTAATAAGGGAATTGCTGGACTTTATCCACCAGGATCGACTTTTAAAGCGGTAACGGGAATGGGAATACTGGAATCTGGAATTTCTCCTTATGCTACTGTAAATTCAACTGGACAGTACAGATACGGGAAGTTAATATTTAGGGATTCGCATAAATCTGGAAGCGGAATTACCAATTTTGCAAAATCCATAGAGCAATCTGTAAATACATATTATTATGTATTTTCACAAAAAGCTGGAATTAACAATATTGTAAAATATGCAAAGGAATTTGGAATTGGATCTAAGACGGGAATTGACATTCCTGGAGAATTGACAGGAACATTGCCTAGTCCTGAATGGAAGAAGAAAAGATTTAAGAAGAAACAGGATCAGAGATGGCTGCCTGGAGATTTGATAAATATGTCAATTGGACAAGGATATGTTTTGGCAACTCCAATTCAAATTGCCTCAGTTTATCAAACTATAGCTAATAATGGTGTAAAATTAAGACCTACGGTTGTTGACAGATTTGTGACATATTCAGGAAAAGTTGAAAATAATAAGCCTGTAGTAATAAAAAAATTGAAGGTAAGTCCAAAGAATTTGAAACTATTACAAAATGCCTTGAGATTGCCGGTAAGTGGTCCAGGTGGAACAGCTAAAGTTTTATATATACCAAATTATCCAGTTTCAGCAAAAACAGGGACTGCACAAAATTCAGGATTTGGAGATAACCACTCGTGGATTGCGGGATATTTTCCATCTGATAATCCTCAAATTGTTTTTGTATCAATTGTAGAAGGTGGAGGATATGGAGGAGTAGCCTCAGGAGCTATGGCACAAAAATTCATATACAAATATAGAGATAAATACGTCTTGAAAAAACAGGATGCTGAGAAAAAGAAACAGGAAGAAGAAAAGAAAAAGCAAGAGGAAAAAAATAAGAATTTAAAAAATAATAACAATGTAAAAAATTAA
- a CDS encoding flavodoxin, whose amino-acid sequence MSTLNIIYYTGTGNTEEMAKYIGEGAESAGSNVKLINVEEADENAIDADFIAFGSPAVGAEEIAPEMVEFFEGIKDKIIGKTVGLFGSYDWGQGGWMETWREEIINEGLSVVNDGLIIHLAVDDDEKIEKCKEYGKTIVG is encoded by the coding sequence ATGTCAACATTAAATATAATTTATTATACAGGCACTGGAAATACTGAAGAAATGGCAAAATATATTGGTGAAGGTGCAGAAAGTGCTGGATCTAATGTAAAACTTATAAATGTGGAAGAGGCTGATGAGAATGCAATAGATGCTGACTTTATTGCATTTGGATCGCCTGCAGTTGGAGCAGAGGAAATTGCACCGGAAATGGTGGAATTTTTTGAAGGAATAAAGGATAAAATCATTGGTAAAACAGTTGGGCTATTTGGTTCTTATGATTGGGGACAAGGTGGCTGGATGGAAACTTGGCGTGAGGAAATTATAAATGAAGGGCTTTCTGTCGTGAATGACGGGCTTATTATTCATTTGGCTGTTGATGATGATGAAAAAATTGAAAAATGCAAGGAATATGGAAAAACAATAGTTGGTTAA